The following coding sequences lie in one Pseudorca crassidens isolate mPseCra1 chromosome 2, mPseCra1.hap1, whole genome shotgun sequence genomic window:
- the ZBTB48 gene encoding telomere zinc finger-associated protein isoform X1, whose protein sequence is MDGSFVQHSVRVLQELNKQRERGQYCDATLDVGGLVFKAHWSVLACCSRFFQSLYGDGSGGSVVLPAGFAEIFGLLLDFFYTGHLALTSGNRDQVLLAARELRVPEAVELCQSFKPKASVGQAPSGQSGLGKPAPRDVNSHLKEPASLEEEEVSRTLGQTPRDQELSGSPSLQRPQLGLPPQSENPSFLRGKLKQALKLSPPENKEPEDGRVPPRPFEAEGVQLQGGSNEWEVVVQVEDDGDGDYVSETETVPTRRKSNVIRKPCAAEPALSAGSRAAEPAENGKGTAVPVECPTCRKKFLSKYYLKVHNSRKHTGEKPFECPKCGKCYFRKENLLEHEARNCMNRSEQVFTCSVCQETFRRRMELRVHMVSHTGEMPYKCASCSQQFMQKKDLQSHMIKLHGAPKPHACPTCAKCFLSRTELQLHEAFKHRGEKLFVCEECGHRASSRNGLQMHIKAKHRNERPYVCEFCSHAFTQKANLNMHLRTHTGEKPFQCHLCGKTFRTQASLDKHNRTHTGERPFSCEFCEQRFTEKGPLLRHVASRHQEGRPHFCQICGKTFKAVEQLRVHVRRHKGVRKFECTECGYKFTRQAHLRRHMEIHDRVENYNPRQRKLRNLVIEDEKMVVVALQPPTELEVGSAEVIVESLAQGGLASQLPGQRLCAEETFSGPGVMEPSLIITAAIPEDCDT, encoded by the exons ATGGACGGCTCCTTCGTCCAGCACAGTGTAAGGGTCCTGCAGGAGCTCAACAAGCAGCGGGAGCGGGGCCAGTACTGCGACGCCACCCTGGACGTGGGGGGTCTGGTGTTCAAGGCGCACTGGAGTGTCCTCGCCTGCTGCAGCCGCTTCTTCCAGAGCCTCTACGGGGATGGCTCAGGGGGCAGTGTCGTCCTCCCTGCCGGCTTCGCCGAGATCTTTGGCCTCCTGCTGGACTTTTTCTACACTGGCCACCTCGCCCTCACCTCGGGAAACCGGGATCAGGTGCTCCTGGCAGCCAGGGAGTTGCGGGTGCCAGAGGCTGTAGAGCTGTGCCAGAGCTTCAAGCCCAAAGCCTCAGTGGGACAGGCACCAAGTGGCCAGAGCGGGCTGGGGAAACCCGCCCCTCGGGATGTGAACAGCCACCTCAAGGAGCCAGCAAGCTTGGAGGAAGAGGAAGTTTCGAGGACGCTGGGTCAAACCCCCAGGGATCAGGAGCTCAGCGGTAGTCCCAGCCTCCAGAGGCCCCAGCTTGGTCTCCCTCCTCAGAGTGAGAACCCCTCCTTCCTCCGTGGGAAACTCAAGCAGGCTCTGAAGCTTAGTCCCCCTGAGAACAAGGAGCCTGAGGATGGCAGAGTGCCCCCAAGGCCCTTTGAGGCTGAAGGTGTCCAGCTGCAGGGCGGGAGTAACGAG TGGGAAGTGGTGGTTCAAGTTGAGGATGATGGGGATGGCGATTATGTTTCTGAGACTGAGACTGTGCCGACCAGGAGGAAATCAAACGTAATCAGAAAGCCCTGTGCTGCCGAGCCAGCCCTGAGTGCAGGTTCCCGGGCAGCCGAGCCTGCTGAGAACGGAAAAGGTACAGCGGTGCCGGTTGAATGCCCCACGTGTCGTAAAAAGTTCCTCAGCAAATATTACCTAAAAGTTCACAACAG CAGGAAAcacactggggagaaaccctTCGAGTGTCCCAAATGCGGGAAATGTTACTTTCGGAAGGAGAACCTCCTGGAGCACGAAGCCCGGAACTGCATGAACCGCTCGGAACAG GTCTTCACGTGTTCCGTGTGCCAGGAGACATTCCGCCGGAGGATGGAGCTGCGGGTGCACATGGTGTCCCACACGGGGGAGATGCCCTACAAG TGCGCCTCCTGCTCGCAGCAGTTCATGCAGAAGAAGGACCTGCAGAGCCACATGATCAAGCTGCACGGAGCGCCCAAGCCCCACGCG TGTCCCACCTGTGCCAAGTGCTTCTTGTCCCGGACGGAACTGCAGCTGCACGAGGCTTTCAAGCACCGTGGGGAGAAGCTCTTTGTGTGTGAGGAGTGCGGCCACCGGGCGTCGAGCCGAAACGGCCTGCAGATGCACATCAAGGCCAAGCACAG GAACGAGAGGCCGTACGTCTGTGAGTTCTGCAGCCACGCTTTCACCCAGAAGGCCAATCTCAACATGCACCTGCGCACGCACACAGGCGAGAAGCCCTTCCAGTGCCACCTCTGCGGCAAGACCTTCCGCACCCAAG CCAGCCTCGACAAGCACAACCGCACCCACACCGGCGAGAGGCCCTTCAGCTGTGAGTTCTGCGAGCAGCGCTTCACGGAGAAGGGGCCCCTGCTGAGGCACGTGGCCAGCCGCCACCAGGAGGGCCGGCCCCACTTCTGCCAGATCTGCGGCAAGACCTTCAAAG CCGTGGAGCAGCTGCGCGTGCACGTGAGGAGGCACAAGGGGGTCAGGAAGTTCGAGTGCACTGAATGCGGCTACAAGTTCACCCGGCAG GCCCACCTGCGGAGGCACATGGAGATCCACGACCGGGTGGAGAACTACAACCCACGGCAGCGCAAGCTCCGGAACCTGGTCATCGAGGACGagaagatggtggtggtggcGCTCCAGCCGCCCACCGAGCTGGAGGTGGGCTCGGCTGAGGTCATCGTGGAGTCGCTGGCCCAGGGTGGCCTGGCCTCCCAGCTCCCTGGCCAGAGACTGTGTGCGGAGGAGACCTTCTCGGGCCCGGGCGTCATGGAGCCCTCGCTCATCATCACGGCCGCCATCCCCGAGGACTGTGACACGTAA
- the TAS1R1 gene encoding LOW QUALITY PROTEIN: taste receptor type 1 member 1 (The sequence of the model RefSeq protein was modified relative to this genomic sequence to represent the inferred CDS: inserted 2 bases in 1 codon; deleted 2 bases in 1 codon; substituted 4 bases at 4 genomic stop codons), with translation MLLWGARFIGLQLFLSCCWAFSCHGTASSSDFSLPGDYLLAGQFPLHSDHLGVRCRPTVTFCDRPSTFNGHGYHLFQAMQFGIEEINNSTALLPNVTLGYKPYDGCSESANVFATLSPPGTRYVESQGDPAHYSPAIVAVIGPDASNYVATTAALLSPFLMPRXAGALAVSSDASSVMLSVKRLCPSFLRTIPSDERQVEILMLPSRRFGWVWISMVGSEGDYGQLGVQALEDQATQQGICVAFKDTVPFSTQPGDERMQSVIRCLARARTAVVVVFSGRQLARVFFESVVLAKLTDEVWIASEDWAISRHISNVPGIWGNGTVLGVAIPQRRVPGLKEFEEPYVWADKGALGPCLRGSWCSSNQLCRECWAFTAQKMPTLGAFSVSSAYNTYQAVXAVAHSLHQLLGCASGVCSRGWVYPWQLLEQILKVNFLLQKDIVTFKDNGDPLSSYNXAWGWSGPSWTFRVVGSSFWSPVWLDINTIKIRWHGKDNWVPQSVCSSDCPEGDQRVIMGFHHCCFECVLCESGTFLNKSDPYSCQPCGKEEWAPERSQTCFPCTVVFLTWHEPISWVLLAANTQLLLLVAGTAGLFAWHLDTPVVRSAGGRLCFLMLGSLAGGSCGHYGFFGEPTLPTCLLREGLFALGFAIFLSCLTIRSFQLVFIFKFSAXVPTSFRAWVQNHSAGPLVVISSTTQLLICLTWLAVWTPLPPREYQPFPQLAVLNCTEAILPGFMLAFAYNGLLXVSAFACSYLGKDLPENYSEVKCVTFSLLLNFMSWIASFTMASVYQGKHLPTVNMLAKTSSLSGGFSGYFLPKCYAILCRPDLNSTEHFQASTQDHTRRCGST, from the exons ATGTTACTCTGGGGGGCGCGCTTCATCGGCCTGCAGCTTTTCCTCTCCTGCTGCTGGGCTTTCAGCTGCCACGGCACCGCGTCCTCCTCTGACTTCAGCCTCCCTGGGGATTACCTGCTTGCGGGCCAGTTTCCTCTCCACAGTGACCATCTAGGGGTGAGATGCAGACCCACAGTGACCTTCTGTGACAG GCCTAGCACCTTCAATGGCCACGGCTACCACCTCTTCCAGGCCATGCAGTTTGGCATCGAGGAGATAAACAACTCCACCGCCCTGCTGCCCAACGTCACCCTGGGGTACAAGCCGTACGACGGGTGCTCGGAGTCAGCCAACGTGTTTGCCACGCTGAGCCCGCCAGGGACGCGCTAC GTGGAGAGCCAAGGAGACCCTGCCCACTACTCCCCTGCGATTGTGGCGGTGATTGGGCCCGACGCCAGCAACTATGTTGCCACCACTGCAGCCCTGCTGAGCCCCTTCCTGATGCCCCGATAAGCTGGCGCCCTGGCA GTCAGCTCTGATGCCAGCAGCGTGATGCTCAGCGTGAAGCGGCTCTGCCCCTCTTTCCTGCGCACCATCCCAAGTGATGAGCGCCAGGTGGAGATCTTGATGCTGCCGTCTCGGAGGTTCGGGTGGGTCTGGATCTCCATGGTGGGCAGTGAAGGTGACTACGGGCAGCTAGGGGTGCAGGCGCTGGAGGACCAGGCCACCCAGCAGGGCATCTGCGTTGCCTTCAAGGACACTGTGCCTTTCTCTACCCAGCCGGGCGATGAGAGGATGCAGAGCGTGATACGCTGCCTGGCCCGAGCGAGGACCGCGGTCGTGGTCGTTTTCTCCGGCAGGCAGCTGGCCAGGGTGTTCTTTGAGTCCGTGGTGCTGGCCAAGCTGACTGACGAGGTGTGGATCGCCTCAGAAGACTGGGCCATCTCCAGACACATCAGCAACGTGCCTGGGATCTGGGGCAACGGCACAGTGCTGGGTGTGGCCATCCCACAGAGGCGTGTCCCCGGCCTGAAGGAGTTTGAAGAGCCCTATGTCTGGGCAGACAAAGGAGCCCTTGGGCCTTGCCTCAGGGGCTCCTGGTGCAGCAGCAACCAGCTCTGTAGAGAGTGCTGGGCTTTCACGGCACAGAAGATGCCCACACTTGGAGCATTCTCCGTGAGCTCCGCCTACAACACGTACCAGGCTGTCTAGGCCGTGGCTCACAGCCTCCACCAGCTCCTGGGCTGCGCCTCTGGAGTCTGTTCCAGAGGCTGGGTCTACCCCTGGCAG CTTCTGGAGCAGATCCTCAAGGTGAATTTCCTTTTACAAAAGGACATTGTGACATTTAAGGACAATGGCGACCCCCTCAGCAGTTATAA TGCCTGGGGCTGGAGTGGCCCCAGCTGGACCTTCAGGGTCGTCGGCTCCTCCTTTTGGTCTCCAGTTTGGCTAGACATAAATACGATCAAAATCCGGTGGCATGGAAAGGACAACTGG GTGCCTCAGTCTGTGTGTTCCAGCGACTGTCCTGAAGGGGACCAGAGAGTGATCATGGGCTTCCACCACTGCTGCTTCGAGTGTGTGCTCTGTGAGTCCGGGACCTTCCTCAACAAGAGTG ACCCCTACAGCTGCCAACCTTGTGGGAAAGAAGAGTGGGCACCCGAGAGAAGCCAGACCTGCTTCCCATGCACCGTGGTGTTTCTGACTTGGCATGAGCCCATCTCTTGGGTGCTCCTGGCAGCTAATACGCAGCTGCTGCTGCTCGTGGCTGGGACTGCTGGCCTGTTTGCCTGGCACCTAGACACGCCTGTGGTGAGGTCGGCTGGAGGCCGGCTGTGCTTCCTCATGCTGGGCTCCCTGGCGGGGGGCAGCTGCGGCCACTATGGCTTCTTTGGGGAGCCCACTCTGCCCACATGCCTGCTGCGCGAAGGCCTCTTTGCCCTTGGTTTTGCCATCTTCCTGTCCTGCCTGACGATCCGCTCCTTCCAACTTGTGTTCATCTTCAAGTTTTCTGCCTAGGTACCCACCTCCTTCCGTGCGTGGGTCCAAAACCACAGTGCTGGCCCGTTGGTGGTGATCAGCTCAACAACCCAGCTGCTTATCTGTCTAACGTGGCTTGCGGTGTGGACCCCACTGCCTCCCAGGGAATACCAGCCCTTCCCTCAGCTGGCGGTGCTTAACTGCACAGAGGCTATCCTACCGGGCTTCATGCTGGCTTTCGCCTACAATGGCCTCCTCTAGGTCAGCGCCTTTGCCTGCAGCTACCTGGGCAAGGACCTGCCAGAGAACTACAGCGAGGTCAAATGTGTCACCTTCAGCCTGCTCCTCAACTTCATGTCCTGGATCGCCTCCTTCACCATGGCCAGTGTCTACCAGGGCAAGCACCTGCCTACGGTCAACATGCTGGCCAAGACGAGCAGCCTGAGTGGCGGCTTCAGCGGTTATTTCCTCCCCAAGTGCTATGCGATCCTGTGCCGCCCAGATCTCAACAGCACCGAGCACTTCCAGGCCTCCACCCAGGACCACACCAGGCGCTGTGGCTCCACCTGA
- the ZBTB48 gene encoding telomere zinc finger-associated protein isoform X2 — protein MDGSFVQHSVRVLQELNKQRERGQYCDATLDVGGLVFKAHWSVLACCSRFFQSLYGDGSGGSVVLPAGFAEIFGLLLDFFYTGHLALTSGNRDQVLLAARELRVPEAVELCQSFKPKASVGQAPSGQSGLGKPAPRDVNSHLKEPASLEEEEVSRTLGQTPRDQELSGSPSLQRPQLGLPPQSENPSFLRGKLKQALKLSPPENKEPEDGRVPPRPFEAEGVQLQGGSNEWEVVVQVEDDGDGDYVSETETVPTRRKSNVIRKPCAAEPALSAGSRAAEPAENGKGTAVPVECPTCRKKFLSKYYLKVHNRKHTGEKPFECPKCGKCYFRKENLLEHEARNCMNRSEQVFTCSVCQETFRRRMELRVHMVSHTGEMPYKCASCSQQFMQKKDLQSHMIKLHGAPKPHACPTCAKCFLSRTELQLHEAFKHRGEKLFVCEECGHRASSRNGLQMHIKAKHRNERPYVCEFCSHAFTQKANLNMHLRTHTGEKPFQCHLCGKTFRTQASLDKHNRTHTGERPFSCEFCEQRFTEKGPLLRHVASRHQEGRPHFCQICGKTFKAVEQLRVHVRRHKGVRKFECTECGYKFTRQAHLRRHMEIHDRVENYNPRQRKLRNLVIEDEKMVVVALQPPTELEVGSAEVIVESLAQGGLASQLPGQRLCAEETFSGPGVMEPSLIITAAIPEDCDT, from the exons ATGGACGGCTCCTTCGTCCAGCACAGTGTAAGGGTCCTGCAGGAGCTCAACAAGCAGCGGGAGCGGGGCCAGTACTGCGACGCCACCCTGGACGTGGGGGGTCTGGTGTTCAAGGCGCACTGGAGTGTCCTCGCCTGCTGCAGCCGCTTCTTCCAGAGCCTCTACGGGGATGGCTCAGGGGGCAGTGTCGTCCTCCCTGCCGGCTTCGCCGAGATCTTTGGCCTCCTGCTGGACTTTTTCTACACTGGCCACCTCGCCCTCACCTCGGGAAACCGGGATCAGGTGCTCCTGGCAGCCAGGGAGTTGCGGGTGCCAGAGGCTGTAGAGCTGTGCCAGAGCTTCAAGCCCAAAGCCTCAGTGGGACAGGCACCAAGTGGCCAGAGCGGGCTGGGGAAACCCGCCCCTCGGGATGTGAACAGCCACCTCAAGGAGCCAGCAAGCTTGGAGGAAGAGGAAGTTTCGAGGACGCTGGGTCAAACCCCCAGGGATCAGGAGCTCAGCGGTAGTCCCAGCCTCCAGAGGCCCCAGCTTGGTCTCCCTCCTCAGAGTGAGAACCCCTCCTTCCTCCGTGGGAAACTCAAGCAGGCTCTGAAGCTTAGTCCCCCTGAGAACAAGGAGCCTGAGGATGGCAGAGTGCCCCCAAGGCCCTTTGAGGCTGAAGGTGTCCAGCTGCAGGGCGGGAGTAACGAG TGGGAAGTGGTGGTTCAAGTTGAGGATGATGGGGATGGCGATTATGTTTCTGAGACTGAGACTGTGCCGACCAGGAGGAAATCAAACGTAATCAGAAAGCCCTGTGCTGCCGAGCCAGCCCTGAGTGCAGGTTCCCGGGCAGCCGAGCCTGCTGAGAACGGAAAAGGTACAGCGGTGCCGGTTGAATGCCCCACGTGTCGTAAAAAGTTCCTCAGCAAATATTACCTAAAAGTTCACAACAG GAAAcacactggggagaaaccctTCGAGTGTCCCAAATGCGGGAAATGTTACTTTCGGAAGGAGAACCTCCTGGAGCACGAAGCCCGGAACTGCATGAACCGCTCGGAACAG GTCTTCACGTGTTCCGTGTGCCAGGAGACATTCCGCCGGAGGATGGAGCTGCGGGTGCACATGGTGTCCCACACGGGGGAGATGCCCTACAAG TGCGCCTCCTGCTCGCAGCAGTTCATGCAGAAGAAGGACCTGCAGAGCCACATGATCAAGCTGCACGGAGCGCCCAAGCCCCACGCG TGTCCCACCTGTGCCAAGTGCTTCTTGTCCCGGACGGAACTGCAGCTGCACGAGGCTTTCAAGCACCGTGGGGAGAAGCTCTTTGTGTGTGAGGAGTGCGGCCACCGGGCGTCGAGCCGAAACGGCCTGCAGATGCACATCAAGGCCAAGCACAG GAACGAGAGGCCGTACGTCTGTGAGTTCTGCAGCCACGCTTTCACCCAGAAGGCCAATCTCAACATGCACCTGCGCACGCACACAGGCGAGAAGCCCTTCCAGTGCCACCTCTGCGGCAAGACCTTCCGCACCCAAG CCAGCCTCGACAAGCACAACCGCACCCACACCGGCGAGAGGCCCTTCAGCTGTGAGTTCTGCGAGCAGCGCTTCACGGAGAAGGGGCCCCTGCTGAGGCACGTGGCCAGCCGCCACCAGGAGGGCCGGCCCCACTTCTGCCAGATCTGCGGCAAGACCTTCAAAG CCGTGGAGCAGCTGCGCGTGCACGTGAGGAGGCACAAGGGGGTCAGGAAGTTCGAGTGCACTGAATGCGGCTACAAGTTCACCCGGCAG GCCCACCTGCGGAGGCACATGGAGATCCACGACCGGGTGGAGAACTACAACCCACGGCAGCGCAAGCTCCGGAACCTGGTCATCGAGGACGagaagatggtggtggtggcGCTCCAGCCGCCCACCGAGCTGGAGGTGGGCTCGGCTGAGGTCATCGTGGAGTCGCTGGCCCAGGGTGGCCTGGCCTCCCAGCTCCCTGGCCAGAGACTGTGTGCGGAGGAGACCTTCTCGGGCCCGGGCGTCATGGAGCCCTCGCTCATCATCACGGCCGCCATCCCCGAGGACTGTGACACGTAA